From the genome of Streptomyces sp. NBC_00659, one region includes:
- a CDS encoding helix-turn-helix domain-containing protein, which produces MADDYLVRIGKLIRDARQHRGWTQSQLAEALGTSQSAVNRIERGNQNISLEMIARIGEALDSEIVSLGYAGPMHLRVVGGRRLSGSIDVKTSKNACVALLCATLLNKGRTVLRRVARIEEVYRLLEVLNSIGVRTRWINGGVDLEIVPPSKLDMESIDAEAAIRTRSIIMFLGPLLHRLEAFKLPYAGGCDLGTRTIEPHMIALRRFGLDIAATEGLYHARVDRSVTPGRPIVLTERGDTVTENALLAAARHDGVTVIRNASSNYMVQDLCFFLEALGVRVEGIGTTTLTVHGVPNIDVDVDYSPSEDPVEAMSLLAAAVVTESELTVCRVPIEFLEIELAVLEEMGLDHDRTPEYFADNGRTRLIDLTVRPSKLEAPIDKIHPMPFPGLNIDNVPFFAAIAATAQGQTLIHDWVYDNRAIYLTDLNRLGGRLQLLDPHRVLVEGPTRWRAAEMMCPPALRPAVVVLLAMMAADGTSVLRNVYVINRGYEDLAERLNSIGAQIEIFRDI; this is translated from the coding sequence ATGGCAGACGACTACCTCGTACGTATCGGCAAGCTCATCCGTGACGCCCGGCAACACCGGGGCTGGACACAGTCGCAGCTCGCCGAGGCACTCGGCACGAGTCAGAGCGCCGTCAATCGCATCGAGCGCGGCAACCAGAACATCAGCCTTGAGATGATCGCCCGGATCGGCGAGGCCCTGGACAGTGAGATCGTCTCGCTCGGATATGCGGGTCCGATGCATCTGCGGGTCGTCGGCGGCCGCCGTCTGTCCGGCTCCATCGACGTCAAGACCAGCAAGAACGCCTGTGTCGCCCTGCTGTGCGCGACGCTCCTGAACAAGGGGCGCACGGTGCTGCGCCGGGTGGCCCGGATCGAAGAGGTCTACCGCCTGCTGGAGGTCCTCAACTCGATCGGCGTCCGCACCCGGTGGATCAACGGCGGGGTCGATCTGGAGATCGTGCCGCCGAGCAAGCTCGACATGGAGTCGATCGACGCCGAGGCCGCCATTCGCACGCGGTCCATCATCATGTTCCTCGGCCCGCTGCTGCACCGTCTGGAGGCCTTCAAGCTGCCGTACGCGGGCGGTTGCGACCTCGGCACCCGCACCATCGAGCCGCACATGATCGCGCTGCGCCGGTTCGGTCTGGACATCGCCGCGACCGAGGGGCTCTACCACGCCCGCGTCGACCGGTCCGTGACGCCCGGTCGGCCGATCGTGCTGACCGAGCGCGGGGACACGGTCACCGAGAACGCGCTGCTCGCCGCCGCCCGGCACGACGGTGTCACGGTCATCCGCAACGCCTCCTCCAACTACATGGTCCAGGACCTGTGCTTCTTCCTGGAGGCGCTGGGCGTACGGGTGGAGGGCATCGGCACCACGACGCTCACCGTGCACGGTGTGCCGAACATCGACGTCGACGTGGACTACTCGCCCTCCGAGGACCCGGTCGAGGCGATGAGCCTGCTCGCCGCCGCCGTGGTCACCGAGTCCGAGCTGACGGTGTGCCGGGTGCCGATCGAGTTCCTGGAGATCGAGCTCGCGGTCCTGGAGGAGATGGGCCTCGACCACGACCGCACGCCCGAGTACTTCGCGGACAACGGCCGTACGCGGCTGATCGACCTGACCGTGCGGCCCTCCAAGCTGGAGGCGCCCATCGACAAGATCCACCCGATGCCGTTCCCGGGCCTGAACATCGACAACGTCCCGTTCTTCGCGGCCATCGCGGCCACCGCGCAGGGACAGACGCTGATCCACGACTGGGTCTACGACAACCGGGCGATCTATCTGACCGACCTCAACCGCCTCGGCGGCCGGCTCCAGTTGCTCGACCCGCACCGGGTGCTCGTCGAGGGCCCGACCCGCTGGCGCGCCGCCGAGATGATGTGCCCGCCCGCGCTGCGGCCCGCCGTGGTCGTCCTGCTCGCGATGATGGCGGCCGACGGCACCTCGGTGCTGCGGAACGTGTACGTCATCAACCGCGGTTACGAGGACCTCGCCGAGCGTCTGAACTCGATCGGCGCGCAGATCGAGATCTTCCGGGACATCTGA
- a CDS encoding DUF4236 domain-containing protein, translating into MPLTFRKSFRILPGLRLNINRKSWSITSGGKNGPKRTHSSTGRRTTSMDLPGPFGWRKTTRKAK; encoded by the coding sequence ATGCCGCTCACCTTCCGCAAGAGCTTCCGCATCCTTCCCGGACTGCGGCTCAACATCAACCGCAAGTCGTGGTCCATCACCTCGGGCGGAAAGAACGGACCGAAGCGCACACACAGCAGCACCGGACGCCGGACGACGTCGATGGACCTGCCGGGGCCGTTCGGATGGCGCAAGACCACACGCAAGGCAAAGTGA
- the acnA gene encoding aconitate hydratase AcnA: MSANSFDARSTLQVGDESYEIFRLDKVEGSARLPYSLKVLLENLLRTEDGANITADHIRSIGNWDSQAQPSQEIQFTPARVIMQDFTGVPCVVDLATMREAVKELGGDPAKVNPLSPAELVIDHSVIADKFGTKEAFGQNVELEYGRNKERYQFLRWGQTAFDDFKVVPPGTGIVHQVNIEHLARTVMVRNGQAYPDTLVGTDSHTTMVNGLGVLGWGVGGIEAEAAMLGQPVSMLIPRVVGFKLTGELTPGTTATDLVLTITEMLRKHGVVGKFVEFYGEGVAATSLANRATIGNMSPEFGSTAAIFPIDGETIKYLKLTGRSEQQLALVEAYAKEQGLWLDPAAEPDFSEKLELDLSTVVPSIAGPKRPQDRIVLANAAEQFKSDVRNYVADDDEAGKESFPASDSPAASNGVPSNPVTVTAPDGSTYEIDHGAVTVAAITSCTNTSNPYVMVAAALVAKKAVEKGLTRKPWVKTTLAPGSKVVTDYFDKAGLTPYLDKVGFNLVGYGCTTCIGNSGPLPDEVSKAVNDHDLAVTSVLSGNRNFEGRINPDVKMNYLASPPLVVAYAIAGSMKVDITRDALGTDTEGKPVYLADLWPSEAEVNDVVANAIGEDMFNKSYQDVFAGDAQWQALPIPEGNTFEWDPQSTYVRKPPYFEGMTMETTPVSDIAGARVLAKLGDSVTTDHISPAGAIKADTPGGKYLTEHGVERRDFNSYGSRRGNHEVMIRGTFANIRLRNQIAPGTEGGYTRDFTQDGAPVSFIYDASRNYIDQGIPLVILAGKEYGSGSSRDWAAKGTALLGVKAVIAESYERIHRSNLIGMGVLPLQFPEGATAESLGLTGEETFSFTGVEELNNGTTPRTVKVTTDTGVEFDAVVRIDTPGEADYYRNGGIMQYVLRNLIRN, encoded by the coding sequence GTGTCGGCGAACAGCTTCGACGCCCGCAGCACGCTGCAGGTGGGCGACGAGTCGTACGAGATCTTCCGGCTGGACAAGGTGGAAGGCTCGGCTCGCCTTCCGTACAGCTTGAAGGTGCTGCTGGAGAACCTGCTCCGCACGGAGGACGGCGCGAACATCACCGCCGACCACATCCGGTCCATCGGCAACTGGGACTCGCAGGCCCAGCCCAGCCAGGAGATCCAGTTCACGCCCGCCCGCGTGATCATGCAGGACTTCACCGGCGTGCCCTGCGTCGTCGACCTCGCCACCATGCGTGAGGCCGTCAAGGAGCTCGGCGGCGACCCGGCCAAGGTCAACCCGCTCTCCCCGGCCGAGCTGGTCATCGACCACTCCGTCATCGCCGACAAGTTCGGCACGAAGGAAGCCTTCGGCCAGAACGTCGAGCTGGAGTACGGCCGCAACAAGGAGCGCTACCAGTTCCTGCGCTGGGGCCAGACCGCCTTCGACGACTTCAAGGTCGTCCCGCCGGGCACCGGCATCGTCCACCAGGTGAACATCGAGCACCTCGCGCGCACCGTCATGGTCCGCAACGGGCAGGCCTACCCCGACACTCTGGTCGGTACGGACTCGCACACCACCATGGTCAACGGCCTGGGCGTGCTCGGCTGGGGCGTCGGCGGCATCGAGGCCGAGGCCGCGATGCTCGGTCAGCCGGTCTCCATGCTCATCCCGCGTGTCGTCGGCTTCAAGCTGACCGGTGAGCTCACCCCGGGCACGACCGCCACCGACCTCGTGCTGACCATCACCGAGATGCTGCGCAAGCACGGTGTCGTCGGCAAGTTCGTCGAGTTCTACGGCGAGGGTGTGGCCGCCACGTCGCTGGCCAACCGCGCCACCATCGGCAACATGTCGCCGGAGTTCGGCTCCACCGCCGCGATCTTCCCGATCGACGGCGAGACCATCAAGTACCTCAAGCTCACCGGCCGCTCCGAGCAGCAGCTCGCGCTCGTCGAGGCGTACGCCAAGGAGCAGGGCCTCTGGCTCGACCCGGCCGCCGAGCCCGACTTCTCCGAGAAGCTGGAGCTCGACCTCTCCACGGTCGTCCCCTCGATCGCCGGCCCGAAGCGCCCGCAGGACCGCATCGTCCTCGCGAACGCCGCCGAGCAGTTCAAGAGCGACGTGCGCAACTACGTCGCCGACGACGACGAGGCGGGCAAGGAGTCCTTCCCGGCCTCCGACTCCCCGGCCGCCAGCAACGGCGTGCCCTCCAACCCGGTCACGGTCACGGCCCCCGACGGCTCGACCTACGAGATCGACCACGGTGCGGTGACGGTCGCGGCCATCACCTCCTGCACCAACACCTCGAACCCGTACGTCATGGTCGCCGCCGCGCTCGTCGCGAAGAAGGCCGTGGAGAAGGGCCTGACCCGCAAGCCGTGGGTCAAGACCACCCTCGCCCCGGGCTCCAAGGTCGTCACCGACTACTTCGACAAGGCGGGGCTCACCCCCTACCTCGACAAGGTCGGCTTCAACCTCGTCGGCTACGGCTGCACCACCTGCATCGGCAACTCCGGCCCGCTGCCGGACGAGGTCTCCAAGGCCGTCAACGACCACGACCTCGCGGTCACCTCGGTCCTCTCCGGCAACCGGAACTTCGAGGGCCGTATCAACCCCGACGTCAAGATGAACTACCTGGCCTCCCCGCCGCTGGTGGTCGCCTACGCCATCGCGGGCTCCATGAAGGTGGACATCACCCGCGACGCGCTCGGCACCGACACCGAGGGCAAGCCGGTCTACCTGGCCGACCTCTGGCCCTCCGAGGCCGAGGTCAACGACGTCGTGGCGAACGCCATCGGCGAGGACATGTTCAACAAGTCCTACCAGGACGTCTTCGCGGGCGACGCCCAGTGGCAGGCGCTGCCGATCCCCGAGGGCAACACCTTCGAGTGGGACCCGCAGTCGACGTACGTCCGGAAGCCCCCTTACTTCGAGGGCATGACGATGGAGACCACCCCGGTCTCCGACATCGCCGGCGCGCGCGTCCTCGCCAAGCTCGGCGACTCGGTCACCACCGACCACATCTCCCCGGCCGGTGCGATCAAGGCCGACACCCCCGGAGGCAAGTACCTCACGGAGCACGGTGTCGAGCGTCGTGACTTCAACAGCTACGGCTCGCGCCGCGGCAACCACGAGGTCATGATCCGCGGCACGTTCGCCAACATCCGCCTGCGCAACCAGATCGCGCCGGGCACCGAGGGCGGCTACACCCGCGACTTCACGCAGGACGGCGCCCCCGTCTCCTTCATCTACGACGCCTCGCGCAACTACATCGACCAGGGCATCCCGCTGGTCATCCTGGCGGGCAAGGAGTACGGCTCCGGCTCGTCCCGCGACTGGGCCGCCAAGGGCACCGCGCTCCTCGGCGTCAAGGCCGTCATCGCCGAGTCGTACGAGCGCATCCACCGCTCGAACCTCATCGGCATGGGTGTCCTGCCGCTCCAGTTCCCGGAGGGCGCGACGGCCGAGTCCCTCGGTCTGACCGGCGAGGAGACCTTCTCCTTCACCGGTGTCGAGGAGCTCAACAACGGCACCACCCCGCGCACGGTGAAGGTCACCACCGACACCGGCGTCGAGTTCGACGCGGTCGTCCGCATCGACACCCCCGGCGAGGCGGACTACTACCGCAACGGCGGCATCATGCAGTACGTGCTGCGCAACCTGATCCGCAACTGA
- a CDS encoding lytic polysaccharide monooxygenase auxiliary activity family 9 protein, producing the protein MHLTSSRLARLRSPGPRSADPRSPGPRSAGTRRPLSRSLLPARRPSPFLVLLALLAVLPALALIVMTGGRAEAHGTPMKPGSRTFLCWQDGLTDTGEIKPVNPACKAAQQVSGTTPFYNWFSVLRSDGAGRTRGFVPDGSLCSGGNPNFSGFDLPRSDWPLTHLTAGATVDFAYNAWAAHPGWFYVYITKDGFDPTATLTWDAMEDQPFLTVDHPPLNGTPGTVEANYSWSGKLPAGKTGRHIVYMVWQRSDSAETFYSCSDVVFDGGNGEVTGIHDPGNPTEPPPGTCSATRRTTGSWPGGYQSEVTVTNTGTVPMLGWMVDWTLPGGQSVASLWNGNATYGGQDVMVHNADWNGSLSPGGSTTFGYVVQGSGGDPATALPCQVG; encoded by the coding sequence ATGCACTTAACAAGTTCGCGCCTGGCGAGGCTGCGTTCACCCGGCCCGCGTTCTGCCGACCCCCGTTCGCCCGGCCCCCGTTCGGCCGGAACGCGACGGCCGCTCTCCCGGTCGCTGCTCCCCGCCCGTCGCCCGTCCCCCTTCCTGGTCCTCCTCGCCCTGCTGGCCGTGCTTCCGGCCCTCGCCCTGATCGTCATGACCGGCGGCCGGGCGGAGGCGCACGGCACCCCCATGAAGCCCGGCAGCCGCACCTTCCTGTGCTGGCAGGACGGGCTGACCGACACCGGTGAGATCAAGCCCGTGAACCCGGCCTGCAAGGCGGCGCAACAGGTCAGCGGGACCACGCCGTTCTACAACTGGTTCTCGGTGCTGCGCTCGGACGGGGCGGGACGCACCCGCGGCTTCGTCCCCGACGGCTCGCTGTGCAGCGGCGGCAACCCCAACTTCTCGGGCTTCGATCTGCCGCGCTCCGACTGGCCGTTGACCCACCTGACCGCGGGCGCGACCGTCGACTTCGCGTACAACGCCTGGGCCGCGCACCCCGGCTGGTTCTACGTCTACATCACCAAGGACGGCTTCGACCCGACCGCGACCCTCACCTGGGACGCCATGGAGGACCAGCCGTTCCTCACCGTCGACCACCCGCCGCTCAACGGCACCCCGGGCACGGTCGAGGCCAACTACTCCTGGAGCGGCAAGCTGCCGGCGGGCAAGACCGGCCGCCACATCGTCTACATGGTCTGGCAGCGCTCGGACAGCGCGGAGACGTTCTACTCCTGCTCCGACGTCGTCTTCGACGGCGGCAACGGCGAGGTCACCGGCATCCACGATCCGGGCAACCCGACCGAACCCCCGCCCGGCACCTGCTCGGCGACCCGGCGCACCACGGGCAGCTGGCCCGGCGGCTACCAGTCCGAGGTGACGGTCACCAACACCGGCACGGTCCCGATGCTCGGCTGGATGGTCGACTGGACGCTGCCGGGCGGGCAGTCGGTCGCCAGTCTGTGGAACGGCAACGCGACCTACGGCGGTCAGGACGTGATGGTGCACAACGCCGACTGGAACGGTTCGCTCAGTCCGGGCGGCAGCACCACGTTCGGCTATGTCGTCCAGGGCTCGGGTGGTGATCCGGCAACGGCGCTTCCCTGTCAGGTCGGCTGA